The nucleotide window AAAGACTTAAACTTCCCTATGCAATGTCTTGGTGGGCCTTTACATTTCCTCTTGGAGCATATGTAGCCGCAAGTCATACAATCTCATCATTATTTGAAATCAAACTAATAGATTACATTGGTTTTGCCCTGTATTGGCTTTTATTTATCTTCTGGCTGGTTACTTTTGTGAAAACTTTTATTCGTGCTTATCATGGGACTTTGTTTAGGGGCTAATAAGATAAAATTTGAAAAATTCAAACATACCAAAAGGAATCTGCAAAATAAAGCGAATGAAACACTATAAAAACTAACCCCAGCGGATAAAGAGTAAATAAAGATTCCTCTAAGTTCCATTCGGTAATGTTGTATATGCTGAGACCGTTATACACTTTCGCAAAAATATTGGGTTAGCAACGAATCCAAGACGAGGAAAATCTCCCTGAATAAGTTCGCGGGGAAGAAGGGAAAGAAAAAATTTGGCCAAATTAAGCAAAATCATTGCCAGCACTTCTGCTATTTATTGTTTGCACCTAAGGGAAAGTTAAAAATGGAACTTCAAAGATTGAATAAACAATACTCAACATTCTGCTCAGACTTTTTAGATGTCTTAATTCCACAATTACTGAGGTTAGTCAGAATGTTTTGTTAAAAATTGAAAAGGCATGAATGATAGTGTAGTAAGATTTGGCACAGTGTATAACATAGTGTTTATGGGAAGCTACGCTTCTCCAATTATAAAAAAATTATATAATTAATAATAAAATCAAGATTATCTCTTTGTTCTTCATGTTCTCTTTTGAGCTTCATTGCCTGTTATCTGATGTTCCTAATATATATAAAATTTGGAAATGAATGATAAGGATTTGAGCGGAGGCATAAGACAAAGCCTATCCCTCAAAACACCTTTGGAATAAATCTCCATGGTACTCGCCCCATATATTCTTCATATTCTTCCCCAAATTTTTTAATCAAAAATCTTTCTTCTGCGAAGGCTATTAAAATTTGAAGGAATGATAAAATAACGGCCGCAACAGTTGCAAGTATATTATGGAATAAGAGAGCTACGCCGAAATACATCAGAATTAACCCAAGATATCCAGGATGCCTTATTTTTGAATATATGCCTGTTGTTACTATTTTTTCTATATCTTCTGCTTTGGAATGCGCCTGTTTATGTTCTTTATGCGATAATCCATGAATTATGAAACCCAAAATAAGAAGCGAAATTCCAAGCGCCAAGAAATAGAGATTGAGGGGTAAGATCAACGCAGAAAAGAAATAACCACTGCTAACAGGTCAGAAAAATTCCTTGAAAGTGTCCGAAACAGTAGTCAAGAAATCTTTCCAAAAAGAAGCGAAATTTTATCGCAGACCAACTAAAAACCTTTCAATTTTCGTATTTCTATGTTAAAATTGTATTAGGGGTAAAAGGAGGTCACAGATGGCAAAAAAGAAAAAACTTGTTCTCATAGATGGGACCGCTCTTGCCTACAGAAACCATTTTAGCATGATTAAAAACCCGCTGAGGAACTCGAAGGGCGTCAATACAAGCGCGCTTTACGGCACGCTGAACTCACTTCACAAAATAATCCGCGAGGTAAAACCCGACTACATAATAGCTGCCTTCGACTCGAGGAAACCAACTTTTCGCCATAAAATGTTCGCCGAATATAAATCGACTCGTGCCAAGATGCCCGACGAGCTAAGTGAATTGCTTCCAGTTATAGAGGAAGCTTACGAGGCTTTGGGAATACCGGTTGTAGTGGTTGATGGCGTTGAGGCAGACGATGTCGTGGGGACACTTGCCAAAAAGGCTGAGCAAGCAGGTTTCGATGTTATAATTTATACCGGTGACAAAGACTTTCTCCAGCTTGTTAGCCCAGGAGTATCGATGCTTGCGCCTGGGCGCGCTAACAAACCCGACCAGCTTTGGACATACGAGAATGCTCACGAAAAATTCGGCATTAGACCTGAACAAATCGTTGACCTTCTGGCACTCATGGGGGACGCGTCGGACAACATTCCGGGAGTGCCAGGGATTGGAGAAAAAACCGCAGTAAAACTGCTTCAGGAATTCGGTTCGCTTGACGGAATTTACCAAAATCTTGATAAGATAAAACCTGCATTAAGGAAAAAACTTGAGGAGGGCAAAGAAAGCGCTTATCTATCAAAGGAACTCGCCACCATAAAGACCGATTTGCCCATCGAAATCGATTGGGAGAAAGCAAAGCTTAGCGAGCCAGACCCAGAAAAGCTAATCCCTATTCTGCGGGAATACGAGCTTGCAACACTAATGAAAAAGCTGCTTCCCGAACACACCGATACGCAAACCCACGGCGAAAAGTATCAACTGATAAACTCCACAGAGCTTCTCAACGAGCTTATCTCACGACTGGAGAAGTGCGACGAGTTTGCTTTGGACACAGAGACGACGTCCGAGGACCCGATGAGAGCTGAACTCGTGGGATTATCGTTTACTGATAAACCGTCAACAGGATATTATATACCTATAGCGCACAGCAGCAAAGATAGTCTGTTCGGTCATCCCGACAATGTTCCTATGGAATTGGTTAAATCAAAGATTCAACCGCTTCTTACATCAAAAAAGCGAAAAATAGGACAAAACATAAAGTATGACATAAAGGTTCTTCGGCGGGCGGGTTTTGAGCTTGGCGGTGAGATATTCGACACTATGGTTGCGTCATATGTTCTTGAACCAAGCTCGTATCAGCATGGACTGGATTTTCTGGCGCTCAAGTATCTGGGACACCAGATGACGAGTTACAAAGCTGTAGCGGGCAAGGGGCATAAGGCGGTAAGTTTCGACAAAGTCGACCCAAAGGTTGCGGCGCAATACTCCTGCGAGGATGTGGACATAACCTTAAGACTTGCGCAAATCCTCGAGCCAAAACTCAGGGAACTCAAATTGTGGGACCTTTTTCACGACCTTGAGATGCCACTCGTTTGGGTGCTTGCGGACATGGAGATGACCGGGATACGGCTTGATGTCGAAAAGCTCACCCAGCTCGGGGACGAGATAAGGGTCAAACAAGCCGAACTCATGGAGAAAATTTTTGACATAGCAGGCGAACGATTCAACCTCGACTCACCAAAACAACTTTCGCAGATTCTATTCGTTAAACTTGGCCTTCCGCCGAAGAAAAAAACCAAAACGGGCTATTCGACCAACTCTGAGGTTTTAAGCGAGCTTGCACTCGAGGGCTATGAGATCGCGGAGCTAATAATGCAATACAGGGAGCTTTCGAAGCTTTTGAGCACATACATCGACGCACTTCCAAAGCTCGTTAACCCGAATACCGGACGGATTCATACGACATTCAATCAGACTGCCACCGCCACAGGACGACTCTCCTCTTCAGACCCCAATCTGCAAAACATTCCTGCGCGCGGCGAATTGGGTCAAAGGATACGCTCGTGCTTCGTGCCAAAAGAAGGGTGGCTTATGATGTCAGCGGATTATTCACAAATCGAGCTAAGACTTATGGCGCATTTCTCGGAGGACCCAACGCTTATTGAGGCATTCAAAAAAGGGTTTGACATACACTCATATACTGCCTCGCTCATAACAGGGCTGCCCATGGAGGACATAACCCCAGACCTTCGTAGAGCGGCAAAAACAGTTAACTTCGGGATAATGTACGGCATGAGTCCGCACGGTCTCTCACAGCAGCTTCGAATAACGCACGAGGAAGCCGCAGCATTCATCAATAGTTACTTCGAGCGCTACCCCAAGGTTAAAGAGTTCGTTGAAAAGACGATAAAGTTTGCCGAGGAGAACGGCTATGTTGAAACGATAATGGGCAGGCGAAGATACATTCCCGAAATAAAGAGCGAAAGCCACCAGATGCGCGAGGCAGCTAAACGAGCCGCGATAAATACTCCTCTTCAGGGCTCCGCTGCCGACATAATCAAAAAAGCCATGATAAACA belongs to bacterium and includes:
- a CDS encoding isoprenylcysteine carboxylmethyltransferase family protein, with the protein product MALGISLLILGFIIHGLSHKEHKQAHSKAEDIEKIVTTGIYSKIRHPGYLGLILMYFGVALLFHNILATVAAVILSFLQILIAFAEERFLIKKFGEEYEEYMGRVPWRFIPKVF
- the polA gene encoding DNA polymerase I — its product is MAKKKKLVLIDGTALAYRNHFSMIKNPLRNSKGVNTSALYGTLNSLHKIIREVKPDYIIAAFDSRKPTFRHKMFAEYKSTRAKMPDELSELLPVIEEAYEALGIPVVVVDGVEADDVVGTLAKKAEQAGFDVIIYTGDKDFLQLVSPGVSMLAPGRANKPDQLWTYENAHEKFGIRPEQIVDLLALMGDASDNIPGVPGIGEKTAVKLLQEFGSLDGIYQNLDKIKPALRKKLEEGKESAYLSKELATIKTDLPIEIDWEKAKLSEPDPEKLIPILREYELATLMKKLLPEHTDTQTHGEKYQLINSTELLNELISRLEKCDEFALDTETTSEDPMRAELVGLSFTDKPSTGYYIPIAHSSKDSLFGHPDNVPMELVKSKIQPLLTSKKRKIGQNIKYDIKVLRRAGFELGGEIFDTMVASYVLEPSSYQHGLDFLALKYLGHQMTSYKAVAGKGHKAVSFDKVDPKVAAQYSCEDVDITLRLAQILEPKLRELKLWDLFHDLEMPLVWVLADMEMTGIRLDVEKLTQLGDEIRVKQAELMEKIFDIAGERFNLDSPKQLSQILFVKLGLPPKKKTKTGYSTNSEVLSELALEGYEIAELIMQYRELSKLLSTYIDALPKLVNPNTGRIHTTFNQTATATGRLSSSDPNLQNIPARGELGQRIRSCFVPKEGWLMMSADYSQIELRLMAHFSEDPTLIEAFKKGFDIHSYTASLITGLPMEDITPDLRRAAKTVNFGIMYGMSPHGLSQQLRITHEEAAAFINSYFERYPKVKEFVEKTIKFAEENGYVETIMGRRRYIPEIKSESHQMREAAKRAAINTPLQGSAADIIKKAMINIHKRLREEKFSAKMLLQVHDELVFEVPREEVEKLRNMVKEEMEGVVELRVPLVVDIGVGDNWAEAH